GAGACGGCCGTGGACATCACCGAGGCGTACGTGCACTGCGCGCAGGCCGTCATCCGCTCCGGCCTGTGGGAGCCGCCCGCTCCCTTCCGGGCGGCCGAGCCGGTACCGGGCGAGGGCCCGCTGACCGGCCCCGGCGTGAGCGACTTCCTGGCCGCCTCACCCTTCCTGGCCCTCTCCACCTGGGACTGCGACCACGGCGGTGACACCAGCCCGCGCGGCGATCGGCAGGCCGTCGCACGCGTCCTGGACGGCCGCACCCTGGTCCTCGCCGACCGCAGGGGGAACAAGCGCGCCGACACCCTGCACAACCTGCTCCAGGACGACCGGCTCTCCCTCGCCGCGCTCGTCCCCGGCCGCAGCGGCGTGCTGCACGTCCACGGGCGGGGCGCGATCACCGACGACCCCGCACTGCTGGCGCCGCTGGCCCTGCGCGGGGTGCCCCCGCATCTCGCACTCCTCATCGACGTGGAGTACGCCGAGGTGAGCGCCAACGACGCGGTGTCCGGTGCGCGGCTGTGGACGCCCGACGGACGGACCGGCCAGGACCGCACACCCGACATGATGGCCCTGGGCGGCGCCCACCTGGCTGCCAACTCGGCCGAATCCGGCGGCAGATGGACGTGGCTGCTCAAGGCCGTCGCCTCCCTTCCCGGGGTGACCCGGCTCCTGCGAAAGGTCGCCGACAGGGCCTATGTCGCCGGACTGCGCAAGGAGGGGTACGACGATGTGCGCGCCCCCATGGCCGCTCGGCAAGGTGACGCCTTCGACCAAACCACTCAAGTCGCTTCGGTTCAGGCCCCCTTGCGGCCTGTGCGTGTCCGCGAGATACGCCAGGAGACATCCACCGCACGCACCCTGGTCCTTGAGGACGCGGCCGGTCGGGCCGAGCGGTTCGACTTCCAGCCCGGCCAGTTCTTCACGCTGGTCTGGGACGTGGACGGCCGGCCGGTACGGCGTGCCTACTCGGCCTCCTCGGTGCCCGGGGCGACACACCTGGAACTCACGATCAAGCACGTGGCGGGCGGGCGCTTCTCCACTCACGCCCACCGCGGCCTGCGTCCAGGGGACCACCTCGCGGTACGCGGCCCCTCCGGCACCTTCCACATCCCGGCGCAGGCACCCGAAGAGCTGGTGCTCATCGCGGCGGGCAGCGGCATCACCCCCATGATGAGCATGATCCGAACCCGTCTGTCCGATCCTGCGGCGGCGGGGAGGATCCATCTGCTCTACAGCAGTCGGAGCCCCGAGGACATCATCTTCGGCGACGAGTTGACCCGTATGGAGAAGGACCGTCCGGACCGGCTGACGGTCACCCACGTCCTCACCCGTCGCGACGGCCGGCTCGACCCCGAAGGCGTCCGCCGGTGGGTGACCGGCCTGTCCCTGTCCGACGGCGCCCACCACTATGTCTGCGGCCCCGAAGCGCTGATGGACACCGTCCAGGACGTCCTGCGGCACCTCGGCGTGCCGGACGGACGCATGCATCAGGAACGCTTCACCGGTGGCGTGGGCGCTCCCGCTGTCGCGGCGCCCCAGGAGCTGAGAGTCGAGGAGGAGGGGAGCCTCGTCGGAACCACCGTGGTCGAGCCGGGCCAGACGTTGCTCGACGCCGGTCTCGCCGCGGGACTGCGTATGCCGTACTCCTGCACGGTCGGCAACTGCGGCGAGTGTGTGGCACGGATCCGCGGCGGAGAGGTCACGCAACCCGAACACACCTGCCTCACCCCCGAGCAGAAAGCCGCGGGTTACGTGCTGACCTGCGTCGGCTGCCCCCTCTCGAAGGTGACGCTCGACATCGCCGACCAGGCGGTCCCCGACCGATCCTGACCAGGGGCGGCGGGCGCCTGACCGAAAAACCGTTGGCGGCCCGGCACGGCCCCTGCTACTTTCCCGGAGGCCGTGCGAGAGAACGAGGAGGTGGTACCCGTGACATCACTGTCGACGTGGGTGCTCTCCTCCGGGGTCACGGTCGGGCGATAGGTCGCCCGGGAGCGCCGTTCAGCAGCACTCCCGAAAGGCCGGACCATGCCCGACACGACCGTGCACAGCACGGACACCCACACCCCGAACACGAACATGCAACTCACGTCCGAGCAGCGCCTCGACGACGGCGTCCTCGTACGTGAATTCACCCTCGGCGAGATCCCCGGCACCCTGTGGACGCCTGCGTCCGCCACCCCGGCCCCGCTGATCCTGATCGCCCACAACAACGGCCTGCCCAAGAGGGACGCCCGCTTGGTGGCCCGGGCCCGGCACGCCGCGGGGCGCGGCTACGCGGTGGCGTCCATCGACGCCGCCGGGTGCGGTGACCGGCCCCGTTCCGCCGCCGAAGAACAGACCCGCGCCGACCTCCGGCGGGCGATGCGGGCCGGCGAGCCGGTCGACGAGATCCTCGAGTCCCTCGTGGGCCCGCTGGTCGAGAAGGCGGCCCCGGAGTGGCGGACCACCCTGGACGCCCTGCTCTCGCTGCCCGGGATCGGCGGCCCGGTCGGATACTCGGGGTGGACCGCCCTCGGCATCCGGCTGGCGGTCTCCGAACCCCGTATCGCCGCCGCCGGCTTCTTCGCCGGGGGGTACGTGCCCCACGCCCAGCGCGAGGAGGCCCGGCAGGTCACCGCCCCTGTGCTGCTCCTGCTGCAGTGGGACGACGAGGGGAACCCCCGGCAGCGTGCCCTGGACCTGTTCGACACCTTCGGCACCCGGCAGAAGACACTGCACGCCAACATGGGCGGCCACACCGGCACCCCGTGGTTCGAGGCGGAGGACGCGGGCCGGTTCTTCGACCGACACCTGAAGTGAGGCCGGCCGGACGCCGCGCCGCGGTGCCCGGCCGGTACACCGCTCCGCGGCGGGCGAACCTCGCCTGCCGCGGAGCTAGAAAGCGGCGACGGCTGCGGGGCGGCGGCGGGTCAGGAGGCGCAGGCACGCCACCGGGCGGTCGCGCACCGGGCGGCGGGTGACGGTGGCGCCTCGGGCCGTCACCGATTCCAGGCGCTGGTGGTGCAGGTCCAGGATGAAACGCATCAGCCGCCGGTGTTCGTCCGAGCAGTGGTCGAGCAGCACGCCCGCCTCCCGGAGCGTGCCGCGCGCGGTGCGGGCGGTGGCCGCGACCAGCGCCCGTACCCCGGGCAGGTCGCGGCCCCGCTCCAGGTCCTCGCGCGTGATGTCGTACCGGTCGAGATCGCTGACGGGCAGGTACAGGCGCCCGCCGCGCAGATCCTCGTGCAGGTCGGTCAGGATGTCCGTCCGCTGGGCCGCGTCGGCGAACAGCCGGCAGGCGTCGGCGAACTCGGCGCTGCCGCCGCCCTGATGGGCCAGCCCCGAGGTGATCATCAGGAACGGCCAGGTGAGCCGCTCCACGTACCGCTGGTAGTCGGCCTCGGTGGCGAAACCGGGGAAGTCGAGGTCGATCCGCGCGCCGTCCAGATACGAGTCGACCCACCGGAGCGGCAGCTCACGGGCTGCCGCCGTGTGCAGGAACGCGCGCAGCAGCGGGTGCTCGGCGCTTCCCGAGTCCAGCGCCGTACGCACCTGCTTGTTCCACGCGTCGTAACGCCGGGTGCGTTCCTCGACCGTGCCCCGGTCGCAGATGTCGTCGGTGTAGGCGGCGAACGCGTAACCGGCGAGGACGTGCGGCTGATGGTCCGCGGGCACCATCAGGCGCACCGCCAGATAGCCGGCCGGCTCCCGTCGCCGCATGAACCGCGCGACCTTCATGTAGTCGTCACGCAGCACGCCGTGGTTCACCTCGGCCGCTTCCAGACTCCTCCGCCAGGTCCGCACGTTCCGCTCTCCTGAGACTGCCGGTCCTCAACCACCCAAGCGACCAACGCTACCAGTCACGCGATCTTCGGCGGACGGCAGGTCCGGGCGGGCGGGGCGGCAGCTCAGGGCGTCAGCGGCGCCTGCGCAGGGTGTACGCGGCGCCCGCCGTGATCAGGAGTCCCGCCGCGCCGCCCGCGACGAGGGGCAGAGCGGGGGCCCGGTCGTCGCCGGAGGTGGCGGAGGAGACCGCCTCGCCGGGATCGCTGGTCACCGTCTCGGACGGCTGCGGGGGAGTGCCGGTCACGTCGGCCGGGGACTTCGACGGGGAGGGCGCGGCGCTGGTCTTTTCCGCCACGGACTTCGACGGCGACGCGACCGGCTTGCGCGTCGCGGACCCGGCGGACCCGGCAGAACCGCCGGACCCGGCCGCGTCCTTCGCGGCGGGGAAGACCACGTCCGAGCAGGAGTAGTAGGTGTCCGGCGTACTCGTGTTCTGCCAGATCGTGTACAGCAGATGGCGTCCGGTGCGGTCGGCCGGCAGCTCGGCCTTGATCCGGTACGCGCCGTTCACCAGCGCCGGGTCGGTGGCCGTCGCGAACGGCCGGTCCGGCAGGTCGGACCACTTGAGCGGCTTCGCCGGGTCGTAGCCGGGCTTCGTCAGGAACAGCTTGAACGTTCCTGTGTGCGGGATCGTCGACCTGTAGGTGAGCGTCATGCTCGCCCCGGCGGTGAGCCGCGTCGAGGGCCAGTCGGCGCGCGCCAGGTCCAGGCCCCGGTAGGCGGCGAGGCCCCCGCTGCACAGCTTGCCGTCGGGGACGACCTGCCGGTCCCGGCCGTTCACCCCCGCCAGCCGCAGATTGTCGAAGACGGCGACGCCGGAGGCGGTGGCGGCCCGGCAGGCCGCCGACTGCGCCCGCTGACCGCTCTCGGGGGAGCAGGCCACCGCCCGGCTGACCGGATCCGTCGGCGCCCCGTGTGCGGCGGCGGGCCCGGCGGCCCCCACCACGAGCAGGAGCGGGGCCGTCCCGGCGAGGACGACGAGTGCGGCGGTGCGGGGTGCGGCGGTCGTCATGGTCGGGATTCCTCCTGGGCCGGCGGGCGGCAGGGGAAGCCCGCTGTCCCTGAAGTACGGGAGAGGCGCGAGGGGCGTTCAACGGTCCTCCCACGGACACCGCCGTCCCCAGGGCATCCCTTGTCCGGGCCCTCACGTCCGGCACCCCCCGTACGGCTCAGCAACGCGCGCCACCCGCCGCCCGCCCCACTGGAATGGACCCGTGACCGCGCCCCCGGACGACTGCCTCGCGCGCAACGAGTGGATCTGCGGCGACTACCTGAGCACCCGCCGCCACATCCTCCTCGACGCGGTCGGCCAGCACCTCCAGCTCACCGTGCTCTCCGTCCTCATCGGCCTGGCGATCGCCCTGCCCCTGGCCGTACTGGCCCGCCGCTGGGGCTGGGCCGCCGGCCCGGTGCTCGCCGTCACGACCGTCCTCTACACGATCCCGTCGCTGGCGATGTTCTCCCTTCTCCTGCCGGTGTACGGACTGTCGGCGGCCCTCGTCGTCGCCGGACTCGTCCTCTACTCGCTGACCCTGCTCGTACGGAACATCCTGGCCGGACTCCGGGCCGTACCCGAGGACACCCGGCAGGCGGCCCGCGGCATGGGATACGGGCCCGTCCGGCTCCTGCTGACGGTAGAGCTGCCGCTCGCCCTGCCCGCCGCCATGGCGGGGCTCAGGATCGCCACAGTCTCGGCGGTCTCCCTCGCCACGGTCGGCGCGATCGTCGGCTTCGGAGGACTCGGCAACCTCATCTACGCGGGCATGAACACCTACTTCAAGGCCCAGGTCCTCACCGCGTCCGTGCTGTGCGTGGTCATCGCGGTCGCCGCCGATCTGCTGCTGCTCGGGATCCAGTGGCTGATCACCCCCTGGACGAGAGCGAAGCGCGGATGAACACCCTCACCGACGCCTGGCACTGGCTCACCGACTCCGCGCACTGGGCCCGCGACGACGGCGTCTGGCACCGGCTCGGCCAGCATCTCGTCCTGACCGTGGTCTGCCTCGTGATCAGCTGTCTGATCGCGCTGCCGGTCGCCCTCGTGCTGGGCCACCTCGGCCGGGGCGGCGCGCTGGCCGTCAACATCTCGAACGTCGGCCGGGCCGTCCCCACCTTCGCGGTACTGGTCCTGCTGCTGCTCACCCCCCTCGGCGACCGGGGCGAGGGCCCCACCGTCGTCGCGCTCGTCCTGTTCGCCGTACCGCCGCTGCTCACCAACGCCTACGTCGGGATGCGCGAGGTCGACCGTGACGTCGTACGGGCGGCCCGCGGCATGGGGATGACCGGCGGGCAGCTGCTGTGGCGGGTCGAGGCGCCGCTCGCCCTGCCGATGATCATGGGCGGGGTGCGGATCGCGGCCGTGCAGCTGGTGGCCACCGCCACGATCGCCGCGCTGGCCGGCGGCGGCGGACTCGGCCGGATCATCACCGCCGGCTTCAACCTGGCGAGTACGCCACAGGTCGTCGCCGGGGCCGTGCTCGTGGCCGTCTTCGCCCTGCTCGTCGAAGCGGTCTTCGAGGCGGCCGAGCGGCTGCTGCCCCGACGGGGCACCCGGTGAGGCGGCGCGCGGCCCTCGCCGGCCTGTTCCCCCTCTTCCTGGCCCTCCTGCTCCTGCCGGCCGGGTGCTCCTCCGGTCCCTCCCTGGAGACGCGGGGCGAGGTCACCGCACCGCCCGGTGACAGCAGGGAACTGACGATCGGATCGGCCGGCTTCACCGAGAGCGACCTGCTCGCCACCATGTACGGACTGCTGCTGAAGCAGGCGGGCTACACGACGTCGACGCTCACCGTCGCCAACCGCGAACTGTACGAACCGGCACTGGAGTCGGGCCGGATCGACGTCGTCGCCGAGTACGCGGCGACCTTCGCGGACTGGCTGAACGCCAAGACCAACGGGGCGGACGCGCCCGCCGTCGGCTCGCCCGACCTGGACGCCACGATGGCCGCGCTGCGGAAGCTGGCCGCGCCCCGCGGGCTCACGGTCCTCGACCCCGGCGGGGCCGTCGACCAGAACGCCTTCGCCGTCACGCGGGCCTTCGCCCGTGAACACGGTCTCAGGACACTCAGCGACCTGGGCGCCTCCGGCGTGCGGGTGCGGCTCGCGGCGGGCGACGAGTGCGTACAACGGCCCTACTGCGAACCGGGACTGAAGAAGACGTACGGCATCGACGTCACCGGCGTGGACCCCAAGGGCGTCGGCACTACGCAGGCGAAACGGGCCGTGCAGAACGGCCAGGACCAGATGGTGCTGACCACCACGACGGACGCGACCCTCGACGACTTCGGCCTGATCCTGCTCACGGACGACAAACACCTCCAGAACGCCGACTACATCGTGCCGGTGGTCAACCGCTCGCGGGCGGGCGGCAAGAGGGTCGCCACGGCTCTCGGCAAGCTCAACGACGTACTGACGACACGCGACCTGGCCGCCATGAACCAACAGGTGGACAGCTGGCGCCGGCTGCCCGAGGACGTGGCCCGGACGTATCTGCGGGACAACGGATTGCTCCCGTAGCGGGACCGTGACGACTGTGGCCGTACTGGTGCGCCGCGACGGCTTCCGGCACGGCCCCCACGTCGGTACACGTCTTACATGGAAAACGGGGGACACCGCCCGACGAGGCGGGAGAAATTATCGGAAACGGTGGTGGGGGCGCCCACGATCAACAAGCCCGTGCTGCTGAGCGAACTCGACTGCGTATCGAGCGGGGACTACCAGAAGCTGGGCAGATCGTTCCCGAAGCAGCAGCTGGAACTGCAGCGGCTGTACGGGGTCTCGCAGCGGGCCTTCGAGAGGGAGACCAGGATCTCGCTGATGGCCACCGTGGAGTACACGCTGCGCAGTGCGCTCAGCTCTCCGCAGCTCGACGAGAAGCCGCGCAGCTCCAGCCTGGAGGACTACCTGGACAAGGAGATCGCCGGCATCAGGGCCAGGGTCCGCCAGGACAGGGCGGTGGCCGTCAGCCGCGGGCTCAACGTCGGCCTCGCCGGCGGCCTGCTGATCAGTCTCGTGCTGCTGAGCCTGCCGCTGATGGCGGGTGCGTGGGGGTGGCTCGGGCACCTGGGGATCACTCTGAACTGCAGCGACCGCTGGACGCTCATGGGTGTCTTCCTGAGCGGCGGCGCCGGGGCGTTCGGCGCGGTGTTCAGCGTGCTGGCGCGACTGCGCAACAGCGGGGACGAACTGACCCGCCGCAAGGCCAACGGACACAGCGCGGCCGTCGTGCCGGGTCAGATGTCGCGGAGCATGCGGCACGAGGGCGTCTACCGCGTCGTCATCGGCTGGGTCCTCGGTATCGCCGTGTTCCTGCTGCTGAGCGCCGAGTTCGTCCAGGTGATCGAGATACCGGTCGCCACGGCCGACATCTGCGGTGGCGGTGAGGGGGCGAACACCTCGTTCTGGGTGTTCTGGTGTGCCATCGGCTTCCTGTCGGGGTTCAACGAACGATGGACCTTCGGACTGCTGAACCGCTCGCCCCGTTCCTACGGCGCGGATCGCACAGACGGCGCGGATCACACAGGCGACGCGGACCGCACAGGCAGTGCGGACGACACCGGGGGCGGGGACGGCACAGGAGCCAGGGAAGCGGCGGGCGGCGCGGACAGCGGCCGGAGGAGCAGGGCTCAGGCGTCCGCCACCGAGTCGAAGTCCACCTGACCCCGCGGCACCCCGAGCGCGTCCGCGTCCACCGAGCGGCGCAGCGCCTCGTGCAGCTTCGCCGGGGTCAGGACGCCGAGGAAGCGCGCCCCGTCGAGCACGGCCACCCAGCCGGCGTCGTGCTGGAGCATCACGCCGAAGGCCTGCTTGAGCGGGGCGCCCACCGCGACCCAGGAGTTCATCCGATGGGCGAGGGCGGCCACCGTGCCGCCCCCGGCCAGCTCCTCCGCACCCACCCAGCCGTGCAGATCGCCGCCCGCGTTCAGGACGACCGCCCAGCGGGCGCCCTCCGCGCGGAGCCGGCCGGCCGCCCGGTCGGCGGGCTCGTCGAGGCGCACGACCGGCGGCTGCTCCAGGTCGTCGGGCTCGATCTCGGTGACCGACAGCCGCTTCAGGCCCCGGTCGGCGCCCACGAAGCCCGCCACGTACGGGGTCGCCGGGGTGCCCAGCACCGCTCCGGGCGTGTCGTACTGCTCGATGCGGCCCTGCCCGTACACGGCGATGCGGTCGCCGAGCCGGACGGCCTCCTCGATGTCGTGCGTGACCAGCAGCACCGTCTTGCGCACGGCCCGCTGCATCTGCAGGAACTCGTCCTGCAACTGCTCGCGCACCACCGGGTCGACCGCCCCGAAGGGCTCGTCCATCAGCAGGACGGGCGGGTCGGCGGCCAGCGCCCGCGCCACGCCGACACGCTGGCGCTGTCCGCCCGAGAGCTGGTCCGGATAGCGCGGGCCGAACGTCTTCGGGTCGAGGCCCACCAGGTCCAGCAGCTCGGCGGCCCGGGCCCGCGCCTTCGCCCGCTTCCAGCCGACGAGGGTGGGCACGGTCGCCGTGTTGTCGAGGACCGTCCGGTGCGGGAAGAGGCCCACCTGCTGGATGACGTAACCGATCCGCCGGCGCAGCCGCACCGGGTCGACCGTCGCGATGTCCTCGCCGTCGACGAGGATCCGGCCCGAGGTCGGCTCGATGAGCCGGTTGACCATCATCATGGTCGTCGTCTTGCCGCAGCCGGACGGGCCCACGAGCGTGACGAGTTCGCCCTCGGACACCTCGAAGGAGAGCCCGTCCACCGCGGTCGTACCGTCCGGATAGCGCTTGGTGACCTGTTCGAACCGGATCATGCCTTTCACGCTAACCGCGTCGGTCACTCCCCGCTCACCAGCACCACCTCAAGGGTGCGCGGACCGTGCACCCCCTCGACCCGGTCGAGTTCGATGTCACTGGTGGCGGACGGGCCGGAGATCCAGGTCAGCGGGCGGGCCGGGTCGAGGCGTTCCAGTCCCTGCGGCACGGAGGACACGACCTGGTCCGGGACGCGGACGACGCAGATGTGGTGGTCCGGGACGAGCGTGATCCGGCGGCGGCCCTGATCCGGACTCCCGTCCAGCACGAGGGTGCCGGTCTCGGCGATGGCGACGGCACACGCCGTGACCACGCTGTCGACCCGGTCCAGTTCGGCCGGGGTGTCCGCGGCGGAGTCGGGCACCCGGGTGACCTCGGTGGCCGCGAGCCACTCAGGGTCGAGGCCCACCGGTACGGAGACCGCCGCCGAACCCCGCTCCGCCAGCAGCCGGGCGATCGTCCCGGCCAGCTCACCGGCCGTGCAGCGGTGCACGAGCGCCCGGTAGTCCGCCAGGTTCCCGGCCAGCAGATCCACCGTCGCGGCGACACTCCGGTGACCGTGCTCGCGCAGATACGGGCGGGCGAAGGCCTGGTCGTACGGCGTGTCGTCCTGTGGCACATCGGCCAGCGCGCGCCGCACCCGGGCCAGGATCAGCTCCCTGCTGCTCACTTCGAGGTGTCCTTTCCGCCGCGTGTCTCCTGTCCGCCCTTCGTCCGCTGCCACCAGTCGCGGAACGGCTCCGCCGGAACGGCCGGCAGCGACCGGGTCTCGCTCCACGCCCTGCCGGGGCCCGGCAGCGTCCGCGGATGGAAGCGGCGGGTCCGGGACGCCAGCCGCTGGCCGGTGCGCAGCACGCCCGGACGGCCGAACGCCCACCGGGCGGCGCGCATCGCCGCACGCTCGGCGGCATGCCCCTTCGCGGGCTTGAGCACGACCTTGGCGCCCTCGCGGGTCACGGCACCGCCCTGCACGACCCGTTCCCGCAGATGCACCAACACCTCCGGGATGTCGATCGCCACCGGGCACACCTCGTAGCAGGCACCGCACAGCGAGGACGCGTACGGCAGGGAGGCGTCGATCTCGCTCTCGGTGCCCCGCAGCTGGGGGCTGAGGATCGCGCCGATGGGGCCCGGGTAGACCGAGCCGTACGCGTGGCCGCCCGCCCGCTCGTACACCGGGCAGACGTTGAGGCACGCCGAGCAGCGGATGCAGCGCAGCGCCTGGCGGCCCACCTCGTCGGCCAGGGTGTCGGTGCGCCCGTTGTCGATGAGGACCAGATGGAAGGCCCGCGGCCCGTCCTCGTCCGTGGTGCCGGTCCACATCGAGGTGTACGGGTTCATGCGCTCGGCCGTCGAGGAGCGGGGGAGGGTCTGCAGGAAGACCTCCAGGTCCTGCCAGGTCGGCACGATCTTCTCGATGCCGACGACCGAGATCAGCGTCTCGGGCAGGGTCAGGCACATCCGGCCGTTGCCCTCGGACTCCACCACGACCAGCGTGCCGGTCTCGGCGACCATGAAGTTGGCGCCGGAGACGCCGACCTTGGCGCGCAGGAACTTCTCGCGCAGGTGCAGACGGGCCGCGTCGGCCAGTTCGGCGGGCGTGTCCGTCAGGCCTTCGGGTGCCGGGCGGCCCCACTCGCTCATCTCCCTAGCGAAGATCTCGCGGATCTCGCCGCGGTTGCGGTGGATGGCCGGGACGAGGATGTGCGAGGGCCGGTCCTTGCCCAACTGCACGATCAGCTCGGCGAGATCGGTCTCGTAGGCGTTGACGCCCTCGGCTTCGAGCGCTTCGTTCAGCCCGATCTCCTGCGTGGCCATCGACTTGACCTTGACGACCTCGCTCTCCCCGGTCGCCTTCACCAGGGACGTGACGATGCGGTTGGCCTCGTCCGCGTCGGCGGCCCAGTGCACGGTGCCGCCCGCCGCCGTGACCGACTCCTCCAACTGCACGAGATAGCGGTCGAGATGACGGAGTGTGTGGTCCTTGATCTGCTTGCCGGCCTCGCGCAGCTCGGCCCAGTCGGAGACCTCCGCGACCGCGTTCGCGCGCTTGGCGCGGATGGTGTGCGTCGCGTGCCGCAGATTGCCGCGCAGGGTCTGGTTGTGGACGGCCTCGTGCGCGGCCTCGGGAAAGGCCGGCATACCGAGATAGGTGCCACCGCTCATGCCCGTTCCTCCTCCGTGCTCGCCAGGATCTCCGCGATGTGGACCGGGCGCATGCCCGTCCTGAGCCGGGTCATGGTGCCGCCGATGTGCATGAGACAGGAGTTGTCGGCGGCACACAGTACGTCGGCGCCCGTCGACTCGGCGTTGCGGACCTTGTCCGCGCCCATCGCCGCCGAGACATCGGAGTTCTTCAGGGCGAAGGTGCCGCCGAAGCCGCAGCACTCGTCGGCGCCCGGCAGCTCCTTGAGCTCAAGTCCCCTGACGGCCTGGAGCAGTCGGCGCGGCCGGTCGCCCAGACCGAGACTGCGCAGGCCGTGGCAGGTGGGGTGGTAGGTGACCGTGTGCGGGTAGTACGCGCCCACGTCGGTCACCTTGAGCACGTCCACCAGGAACTCGGTCAGCTCGTACGTCTTCGGTACGACCGGCGCGAGGGCGGTGGCGAGGCCGTCGCCGCGGCCCTCCGCGCGGGCCCGCTCGCCCATCCGGGGGTACAGCTCGCGGACCATCGCGCCGCACGAACCGGAGGGGGTCACGATCGCGTCGTACCCGCCGAACACATCGGAGAAGTGCCGCGCGAGTGGTTCGGCCTCGTGGCGGTATCCGGTGTTGTAGTGCGCCTGTCCGCAGCAGGTCTGCGCCATCGGGAAGTCGACGTCGACGCCCAGTTTGGTCAGCAGCTTCACGACGGCTCGGCCTGTGTCCGGATAGAGCGTGTCGTTGACACAGGTCAGGAACAGGGCGACACGCATCGCGGCTCCTATAGGTCATTCATCGGATGGGTACACGGTACGCGGCGCGGGGTCCTGCCGGAATGAGGGGCGCCGGACGCGGTTTCGGGGGCGCCCGGACCGGGCCGGGTTTCCTGTCACAGGCCGCTCAGCCGGGCTTCTGCCGCCTGCCACGCCGCCGTGTCGCCCTGTGGCTCGTAGCGGGTCAAGGGCTGTGTGCGGGCCAGTAGCGCGCGCATCTCCGTGCGGTCGCCGACCTGGCCGTGGGCGCGGGCCTGGACCAGGACGTTGCCGAGGGCCGCCGCTTCGGGCGGGCCCGCCACCACCGGGAGGCCGCAGGCGTCGGCCGTGAGACGGCACAGCAGGGCGTTGCGGGCGCCGCCGCCGACGATGTGCACGGCGTCGACCGGGTGGTCGGCCAGCTCCCGTGCCTGGAAGACCGCCCGGCGGTGGGCGAGCGCGAGCGAGTCGAGGATGCACCGGGTGATCTCGGCGTGGGACCGGGGCACCGGCTGCCGAGACGCGCGGCAGGCGTCGGCGATCCGGGCCGGCATCCGGCCGGGGGCCAGGAACTCCGCGTCGCCCGCGTCCACGACGGACCGCAACGCCGGCACCTCGGCCGCGGCGGACAGGAGTGCGCCCAGGTCGGGTTCGCCCCACTCCCGCAGGCACTCCTGGAGCAGCCACAGGCCCATGATGTTCCGCAGATAGCGGACCGTGCCGTCCAGGCCCAGTTCGTTGGTGAAGTTCGCCGCGCGGCTCGCCGCGGTGAGGACGGGCGCTTCCAGCTCCAGGCCCGCCAGCGACCAGGTCCCGGTGCAGATGTACGCGAACCGCTCGCCCACCGCGGGGACGGCCGCGACGGCGGAGGCGGTGTCGTGGGAGCCGACGGTCGTCACCGGGACGGGACCCGTCAGCCCGGTCTCCTCCAGGACGCCGGGCCGCAGCAGACCGGCCGGGTCCCCGGGCCGCCGCAGCGGTGCGAAGAGGTCCAGGTCGATACCGAGGCGGGCCGCGACGTCGTACGACCAGTCACCCGTGCGCGGGTCGATCAGCTGGGTGGTGGAGGCGTTGGTGAGCTCCGTGCCGGCCTCGCCCGTCAGCCAGTACGTCAGCAGATCCGGGATGAGCAACAGGCGCTTCGCGTAAGCCAGTTGGGCCGACGAACGGGC
This sequence is a window from Streptomyces ortus. Protein-coding genes within it:
- a CDS encoding 2Fe-2S iron-sulfur cluster-binding protein — protein: MTWANDRDQASGTRPGGQPPRPERRDGSPLRPDTSRPDTSRPDSPRPDSPRRLSSVEEVEEVVGRPAAIIMRKQISVLDAGCRDVLAHSPVAAFGYRAADGTARTTFVGGTPGFARVHSVKRFSFAVPGPAVARGPVSLFFLLPGVGEVLRVNGTASALKGGETAVDITEAYVHCAQAVIRSGLWEPPAPFRAAEPVPGEGPLTGPGVSDFLAASPFLALSTWDCDHGGDTSPRGDRQAVARVLDGRTLVLADRRGNKRADTLHNLLQDDRLSLAALVPGRSGVLHVHGRGAITDDPALLAPLALRGVPPHLALLIDVEYAEVSANDAVSGARLWTPDGRTGQDRTPDMMALGGAHLAANSAESGGRWTWLLKAVASLPGVTRLLRKVADRAYVAGLRKEGYDDVRAPMAARQGDAFDQTTQVASVQAPLRPVRVREIRQETSTARTLVLEDAAGRAERFDFQPGQFFTLVWDVDGRPVRRAYSASSVPGATHLELTIKHVAGGRFSTHAHRGLRPGDHLAVRGPSGTFHIPAQAPEELVLIAAGSGITPMMSMIRTRLSDPAAAGRIHLLYSSRSPEDIIFGDELTRMEKDRPDRLTVTHVLTRRDGRLDPEGVRRWVTGLSLSDGAHHYVCGPEALMDTVQDVLRHLGVPDGRMHQERFTGGVGAPAVAAPQELRVEEEGSLVGTTVVEPGQTLLDAGLAAGLRMPYSCTVGNCGECVARIRGGEVTQPEHTCLTPEQKAAGYVLTCVGCPLSKVTLDIADQAVPDRS
- a CDS encoding squalene/phytoene synthase family protein translates to MRTWRRSLEAAEVNHGVLRDDYMKVARFMRRREPAGYLAVRLMVPADHQPHVLAGYAFAAYTDDICDRGTVEERTRRYDAWNKQVRTALDSGSAEHPLLRAFLHTAAARELPLRWVDSYLDGARIDLDFPGFATEADYQRYVERLTWPFLMITSGLAHQGGGSAEFADACRLFADAAQRTDILTDLHEDLRGGRLYLPVSDLDRYDITREDLERGRDLPGVRALVAATARTARGTLREAGVLLDHCSDEHRRLMRFILDLHHQRLESVTARGATVTRRPVRDRPVACLRLLTRRRPAAVAAF
- a CDS encoding ABC transporter permease, translated to MNTLTDAWHWLTDSAHWARDDGVWHRLGQHLVLTVVCLVISCLIALPVALVLGHLGRGGALAVNISNVGRAVPTFAVLVLLLLTPLGDRGEGPTVVALVLFAVPPLLTNAYVGMREVDRDVVRAARGMGMTGGQLLWRVEAPLALPMIMGGVRIAAVQLVATATIAALAGGGGLGRIITAGFNLASTPQVVAGAVLVAVFALLVEAVFEAAERLLPRRGTR
- a CDS encoding ABC transporter permease, whose translation is MTAPPDDCLARNEWICGDYLSTRRHILLDAVGQHLQLTVLSVLIGLAIALPLAVLARRWGWAAGPVLAVTTVLYTIPSLAMFSLLLPVYGLSAALVVAGLVLYSLTLLVRNILAGLRAVPEDTRQAARGMGYGPVRLLLTVELPLALPAAMAGLRIATVSAVSLATVGAIVGFGGLGNLIYAGMNTYFKAQVLTASVLCVVIAVAADLLLLGIQWLITPWTRAKRG
- a CDS encoding dienelactone hydrolase family protein, which translates into the protein MQLTSEQRLDDGVLVREFTLGEIPGTLWTPASATPAPLILIAHNNGLPKRDARLVARARHAAGRGYAVASIDAAGCGDRPRSAAEEQTRADLRRAMRAGEPVDEILESLVGPLVEKAAPEWRTTLDALLSLPGIGGPVGYSGWTALGIRLAVSEPRIAAAGFFAGGYVPHAQREEARQVTAPVLLLLQWDDEGNPRQRALDLFDTFGTRQKTLHANMGGHTGTPWFEAEDAGRFFDRHLK
- a CDS encoding lytic polysaccharide monooxygenase, which encodes MTTAAPRTAALVVLAGTAPLLLVVGAAGPAAAHGAPTDPVSRAVACSPESGQRAQSAACRAATASGVAVFDNLRLAGVNGRDRQVVPDGKLCSGGLAAYRGLDLARADWPSTRLTAGASMTLTYRSTIPHTGTFKLFLTKPGYDPAKPLKWSDLPDRPFATATDPALVNGAYRIKAELPADRTGRHLLYTIWQNTSTPDTYYSCSDVVFPAAKDAAGSGGSAGSAGSATRKPVASPSKSVAEKTSAAPSPSKSPADVTGTPPQPSETVTSDPGEAVSSATSGDDRAPALPLVAGGAAGLLITAGAAYTLRRRR